From the Cucurbita pepo subsp. pepo cultivar mu-cu-16 chromosome LG05, ASM280686v2, whole genome shotgun sequence genome, one window contains:
- the LOC111796171 gene encoding BURP domain-containing protein BNM2A-like, with the protein MALHLQVACCSCILIGLLIIMVAEQGAARKLKDGYEQDNEQFVNLKINDQTDTHLENLDPLLYVFFSLSDIEVGKELPIYFPYSKPYETPKLLPKEEADSIPFSTSQLEYLLNLFSFPKGSPQAKAVEHTLKQCELESIKGETKFCANSLESLLDFATQMLGGDTHLKVLTTTRLSNSTILLQNYTILEEPRETLAPKLVACHSMPYPYAVFYCHCQESKNRLFEILLGGENGDRVKASAICHMDTSQWDKDHASFKVLKTKPGASHVCHFVSTDSLVWLAA; encoded by the exons ATGGCTTTGCATCTTCAAGTTGCTTGTTGTTCTTGTATCCTTATTGGGTTACTCATTATAATG GTTGCAGAACAAGGTGCTGCTAGGAAATTAAAAGATGGGTATGAACAAGACAATGAACAGTTTGTGAATCTGAAAATTAATGATCAAACAGACACTCATTTGGAGAATTTGGATCCtttattatatgttttcttctccttaAGTGATATCGAAGTTGGAAAAGAGTTGCCTATTTACTTCCCTTACTCAAAGCCATATGAAACCCCAAAACTATTGCCTAAAGAAGAAGCTGATTCCATTCCTTTCTCTACATCACAACTTGAATATCTTCTAaatctcttctcttttccaaAGGGCTCACCCCAAGCCAAAGCTGTTGAGCATACTCTTAAACAGTGTGAGCTTGAATCCATCAAAGGAGAGACCAAATTCTGTGCCAATTCTTTAGAATCATTGCTTGATTTTGCTACACAAATGTTGGGAGGTGATACCCATTTGAAAGTTTTGACAACCACTCGTCTCTCCAACTCTACTATCCTTCTTCAAAACTATACGATTTTGGAGGAACCCAGAGAAACTTTGGCTCCTAAACTGGTGGCTTGTCATAGCATGCCTTACCCTTATGCTGTTTTTTACTGTCATTGTCAGGAGAGTAAGAACAGGTTGTTTGAGATTTTACTGGGGGGTGAAAATGGAGATAGAGTTAAAGCTAGTGCCATTTGCCATATGGATACCTCTCAGTGGGACAAAGATCATGCCTCTTTTAAGGTTCTGAAAACAAAACCAGGAGCTTCTCATGTTTGCCACTTTGTTTCTACTGATAGTCTGGTTTGGTTAGCTGCCTAA